In one window of Mytilus galloprovincialis chromosome 6, xbMytGall1.hap1.1, whole genome shotgun sequence DNA:
- the LOC143079400 gene encoding short-chain collagen C4-like: protein MFPFSFATVIAAFVVTVYGHDCKEYNLTPLDQSLIDMMKHYLHTFRKADCPVTPSKQDIGVTYVRWGKKTCPAHAEIVYAGQAGGNIYTNKGGGSNYLCLPSDPENGKEYSYGNDGLYGAEYEITFSTKPSGLPISLYEKEVICSVCRRKGKVYVLMIPGRKSCYKGWQSEYSGLLMSEHKNHNNKDFICMDGEAKPFDDRSADENGALLYPVRAKCGSLRCPPYKDNTEVLCTVCTK from the exons ATGTTTCCCTTCAGCTTTGCAACTGTTATTGCTGCCTTTGTAGTCACTGTATATGGACATGATTGTAAAGAATACAACTTGACACCATTAGACCAGTCTCTCATTGATATGATGAAGCATTACTTGCATACCTTCAGGAAGGCGGACTGTCCTGTAACACCTTCAAAACAGG ATATTGGTGTGACATATGTTAGATGGGGGAAGAAAACTTGTCCTGCACATGCGGAAATTGTGTATGCag GTCAGGCTGGAGGTAATATTTATACTAACAAAGGAGGAGGTTCAAACTACCTCTGTTTACCCAGTGACCCTGAAAATGGTAAAGAATACTCCTATGGTAATGATGGACTATATGGTGCAGAGTATGAGATAACTTTCAGCACTAAACCATCCGGTTTACCTATTAGTTTGTATGAAAAAGAGGTCATATGTTCCGTGTGCAGGCGAAAAGGAAAAGTTTATGTTTTAATGATACCAG gaAGGAAGTCCTGCTACAAAGGATGGCAATCCGAGTACAGTGGTTTATTGATGAGTGAACATAAGAATCATAACAATAAAGACTTTATCTGTATGGACGGAGAAGCAAAACCTTTTGACGATCGATCAGCTGACGAAAATGGTGCTTTGTTATATCCTGTCAGAGCAAAATGTGGTAGTCTGAGATGCCCCCCATACAAAGATAATACTGAAGTGCTTTGTACCGTTTGTactaaataa